The DNA segment GGTCAGTTTGCTGGTGTCAAAGTTGGACTCAATGTTAAACAGGTTCATTTCCAGGCCAAGTTCCTGGATACACTCCTTGCAGAACGTATACGCCCGGGCCTCGATATCCTTGTTTTTTTCAATCTGGCGGATGTCTTCTTCTGTTGCCGGCCGGTAGACTTTTTTAAGCGGTGCCTTCTCGGCCTTGCGCTCCTTGGCCATGGGCGGAACCGCCACCGTGCCGAAGCAAAGCCCGTTTTCCGTTTCCACGATGACCCGGTCGCCGGTATTTAACACATAGGCTCCGCAGTTGAAGTCGTATATTTTGCCGGCTGCTTTAAACCGGATGCCGATTATTTTTTCCATTTTTCGTGCTTTCCTTATCAGTCAGGGCAAGGACCAGATGGTCCATTGCCAGTCTGGCATTGGCGTTGGCATTCATATTCCGGGCCGCCGCCTCGATGACCTTTGCAATCTCAAGCAGCCGCGCCGGAGCCGTCTTTTTTGACCGGGCGGCGATGTCCGCCTGAAAATCCCGGTTGATCAGCTGACCCGGCTGATGCGGATAAACGGCCAGATCCCGGTACCAGGATTTCATGATATCCAATGCGGTCTCCAGGCGACTGCTGTTTTTGGCCAGGGATTCGGCAAACGCCAGCTGATAATTCAACGGCTGGCTGTCCAATTGCGTCAGCGTCCTTATAATCCAGTTGCGATGCGCAATCCAGTCTTTTTCGATCATGGCCGCCGCGCGGGTGAGACTGCCGCCGGCCATGGCCGCCACAATATCGGCCGCATCAGCGTCTACCTTGAACCGGTGTTTTAGATAATTTCTGATACTTTCCCGGGATACGGGGTTGAACCGGATATGGCGGCATCTGGATAAAATGGTGGGCAGCAGATCGGAGGCCTGCCTGGCGGTCAGAACAAATACGGTCCGTTCGGGCGGCTCTTCAAGGGTTTTGAGCAGGGTGTTGCCGGCCTCCGGGTTCAGGGTGTGCGCATCGGCGATAACCACCACCCGTTTTTTTGCTTCATAGGGTTTTAAGGCCAGGCGCTGGCAGAGCTCCCGGATTTGGTCCACCTTGATGTAGGTGCCGGACGGAAGAATCCAGTGCACATCCGGGTGGGTTGCCGAAAGAATTTTTCGGCAGCAGCGGCATTGCCCGCACGATATATCGGCCGTCCCGGAAGCGGATGAGCCGGCGGTATCCGCGTCGCCGGAAGCTCCGCGCCCGAAATTCATCCGCGGCGATTGGCAGTTGCAGGCCATGGCAAACGCTTGAGCCGCAGTCTGTTTGCCGACCCCATCCGGGCCGGTGAAAAGATACGCATGGGGAAAACTGCCGGTTTGGAGCGCCGCAGTCAATAATCGCACAGGCCGATGCTGGTCCAGTAAGTCACCGAATCCGGGCACAAGTCCAACCGTCAAGCCATTATTGATTTTTGTTGACCCGTTCCCGGAGTTCCTTGCCGCATTTGAAAAACGGCAATTTT comes from the Desulfobacterales bacterium genome and includes:
- the holB gene encoding DNA polymerase III subunit delta' — its product is MRLLTAALQTGSFPHAYLFTGPDGVGKQTAAQAFAMACNCQSPRMNFGRGASGDADTAGSSASGTADISCGQCRCCRKILSATHPDVHWILPSGTYIKVDQIRELCQRLALKPYEAKKRVVVIADAHTLNPEAGNTLLKTLEEPPERTVFVLTARQASDLLPTILSRCRHIRFNPVSRESIRNYLKHRFKVDADAADIVAAMAGGSLTRAAAMIEKDWIAHRNWIIRTLTQLDSQPLNYQLAFAESLAKNSSRLETALDIMKSWYRDLAVYPHQPGQLINRDFQADIAARSKKTAPARLLEIAKVIEAAARNMNANANARLAMDHLVLALTDKESTKNGKNNRHPV